From one Anopheles cruzii chromosome 3, idAnoCruzAS_RS32_06, whole genome shotgun sequence genomic stretch:
- the LOC128274823 gene encoding dihydrolipoyllysine-residue acetyltransferase component of pyruvate dehydrogenase complex, mitochondrial isoform X2 has product MLRTIIVRNENLLLQGSVRKILKGNAVRALSSECTKRSAASHRSKSHLSAGNNLKPVAWRVSFVRGYCSGFPAHSKVLLPALSPTMELGTIVSWEKKEGDKLNEGDLLAEIETDKATMGFETPEEGYLAKILVQAGQKDVPIGKLVCIIVENEADVAAFKDFKDTGAGPAKAAAAAPAPAAPAAAPPAPTPPPVAAAHPSPPPPPVSAAPMTAVEQRGPRVYASPMAKKLAEQQRLRLEGMQAAGAGPAAGAVGAAPTIPAGAAFIDIPVSNIRGVIAKRLLESKTTIPHYYLTVDVNMDAVSKLRARFNKQLEKEGVKLSINDFIIKAAAMACKKVPEANSAWMDTVIRQFDAVDVSVAVSTDRGLITPIVFSADRKGIADISKDVKNLAAKARDGKLQPQEFQGGTFSVSNLGMFGVTHFCAIINPPQSCILAVGGTQKRIVPDKDSEAGFKESDYVSVTLSCDHRTVDGAVGARWLQYFRKFLEDPNSMLL; this is encoded by the exons AGCCGGCAACAATCTCAAACCGGTAGCATGGAGGGTGAGTTTCGTGCGAGGATACTGCAGCGGTTTTCCGGCACACTCCAAGGTCCTGCTGCCGGCCCTTTCGCCGACGATGGAGCTGGGCACGATCGTCAGCTGGGAGAAGAAGGAAGGCGACAAGCTCAATGAAG GTGATTTGCTggcggaaatcgaaaccgataAGGCCACGATGGGCTTTGAAACACCGGAGGAAGGTTACTTGGCCAAAATTCTTGTTCAGGCGGGACAAAAGGACGTACCGATCGGCAAGCTGGTGTGTATTATTGTGGAAAATGAGGCCGATGTGGCCGCTTTCAAAGACTTCAAGGACACGGGCGCTGGACCGGCCAAAGCGGCCGCTGCGGCACCGGCCCCAGCCGCACCGGCTGCAGCTCCGCCAGCAccaacaccgccgccggtggctgctgcgcatccgtcgccaccacctccgccagTTTCGGCCGCGCCCATGACTGCCGTCGAACAGCGGGGCCCGCGTGTCTACGCCAGCCCTATGGCAAAAAAGCTTGCCGAACAGCAACGGCTTCGATTGGAAG GTATGCAGGCGGCCGGAGCAGGCCCTGCTGCGGGAGCGGTTGGAGCAGCACCAACGATTCCGGCCGGTGCAGCGTTCATCGATATTCCGGTGTCGAACATTCGCGGGGTCAttgcgaagcgtttgcttgaaTCAAAGACCACCATTCCGCACTACTATCTCACGGTGGACGTAAACATGGATGCGGTCTCGAAGCTACGCGCCCGGTTCAATAAGCAGCTCGAGAAGGAGGGCGTCAAGCTGTCGATCAACGATTTCATCATCAAGGCCGCGGCCATGGCCTGCAAAAAGGTGCCGGAAGCCAACTCGGCGTGGATGGACACCGTTATCCGACAGTTCGATGCGGTCGACGTGTCGGTTGCCGTGTCGACCGACCGTGGACTCATCACACCGATCGTGTTCTCGGCCGATCGCAAGGGCATTGCCGATATTAGCAAGGACGTGAAGAATTTGGCGGCGAAGGCGCGCGATGGCAAACTGCAACCGCAAGAGTTCCAGGGTGGAACGTTCAGCGTGTCGAACCTGGGCATGTTCGGGGTAACCCATTTCTGCGCCATCATCAACCCACCGCAATCGTGCATTCTGGCCGTGGGTGGCACCCAGAAGCGCATCGTACCTGACAAGGACTCGGAAGCCGG ATTCAAGGAAAGTGACTACGTGTCGGTGACACTCAGCTGTGACCACCGTACTGTGGATGGTGCCGTCGGAGCCCGCTGGTTGCAGTACTTCCGCAAGTTTTTGGAGGACCCTAATTCGATGCTGTTGTAA
- the LOC128274823 gene encoding dihydrolipoyllysine-residue acetyltransferase component of pyruvate dehydrogenase complex, mitochondrial isoform X1 — protein sequence MLRTIIVRNENLLLQGSVRKILKGNAVRALSSECTKRSAASHRSKSHLSAGNNLKPVAWRVSFVRGYCSGFPAHSKVLLPALSPTMELGTIVSWEKKEGDKLNEGDLLAEIETDKATMGFETPEEGYLAKILVQAGQKDVPIGKLVCIIVENEADVAAFKDFKDTGAGPAKAAAAAPAPAAPAAAPPAPTPPPVAAAHPSPPPPPVSAAPMTAVEQRGPRVYASPMAKKLAEQQRLRLEGKGSGLFGSLTSKDLAGMQAAGAGPAAGAVGAAPTIPAGAAFIDIPVSNIRGVIAKRLLESKTTIPHYYLTVDVNMDAVSKLRARFNKQLEKEGVKLSINDFIIKAAAMACKKVPEANSAWMDTVIRQFDAVDVSVAVSTDRGLITPIVFSADRKGIADISKDVKNLAAKARDGKLQPQEFQGGTFSVSNLGMFGVTHFCAIINPPQSCILAVGGTQKRIVPDKDSEAGFKESDYVSVTLSCDHRTVDGAVGARWLQYFRKFLEDPNSMLL from the exons AGCCGGCAACAATCTCAAACCGGTAGCATGGAGGGTGAGTTTCGTGCGAGGATACTGCAGCGGTTTTCCGGCACACTCCAAGGTCCTGCTGCCGGCCCTTTCGCCGACGATGGAGCTGGGCACGATCGTCAGCTGGGAGAAGAAGGAAGGCGACAAGCTCAATGAAG GTGATTTGCTggcggaaatcgaaaccgataAGGCCACGATGGGCTTTGAAACACCGGAGGAAGGTTACTTGGCCAAAATTCTTGTTCAGGCGGGACAAAAGGACGTACCGATCGGCAAGCTGGTGTGTATTATTGTGGAAAATGAGGCCGATGTGGCCGCTTTCAAAGACTTCAAGGACACGGGCGCTGGACCGGCCAAAGCGGCCGCTGCGGCACCGGCCCCAGCCGCACCGGCTGCAGCTCCGCCAGCAccaacaccgccgccggtggctgctgcgcatccgtcgccaccacctccgccagTTTCGGCCGCGCCCATGACTGCCGTCGAACAGCGGGGCCCGCGTGTCTACGCCAGCCCTATGGCAAAAAAGCTTGCCGAACAGCAACGGCTTCGATTGGAAG GCAAAGGTTCCGGGCTGTTTGGGTCACTAACGTCTAAGGATCTTGCAGGTATGCAGGCGGCCGGAGCAGGCCCTGCTGCGGGAGCGGTTGGAGCAGCACCAACGATTCCGGCCGGTGCAGCGTTCATCGATATTCCGGTGTCGAACATTCGCGGGGTCAttgcgaagcgtttgcttgaaTCAAAGACCACCATTCCGCACTACTATCTCACGGTGGACGTAAACATGGATGCGGTCTCGAAGCTACGCGCCCGGTTCAATAAGCAGCTCGAGAAGGAGGGCGTCAAGCTGTCGATCAACGATTTCATCATCAAGGCCGCGGCCATGGCCTGCAAAAAGGTGCCGGAAGCCAACTCGGCGTGGATGGACACCGTTATCCGACAGTTCGATGCGGTCGACGTGTCGGTTGCCGTGTCGACCGACCGTGGACTCATCACACCGATCGTGTTCTCGGCCGATCGCAAGGGCATTGCCGATATTAGCAAGGACGTGAAGAATTTGGCGGCGAAGGCGCGCGATGGCAAACTGCAACCGCAAGAGTTCCAGGGTGGAACGTTCAGCGTGTCGAACCTGGGCATGTTCGGGGTAACCCATTTCTGCGCCATCATCAACCCACCGCAATCGTGCATTCTGGCCGTGGGTGGCACCCAGAAGCGCATCGTACCTGACAAGGACTCGGAAGCCGG ATTCAAGGAAAGTGACTACGTGTCGGTGACACTCAGCTGTGACCACCGTACTGTGGATGGTGCCGTCGGAGCCCGCTGGTTGCAGTACTTCCGCAAGTTTTTGGAGGACCCTAATTCGATGCTGTTGTAA
- the LOC128274825 gene encoding uncharacterized protein LOC128274825 has protein sequence MYYSLVIYFVVVAFAHRGDSMRINMTMFSNCQDVNLPYESVPISVETVRYDRDADGVCNTLHAEYEVRESSDHVDWELIITTYKCPLQNSVTCLENPREHIEPMHCDRFHSDDSGPWFMLASAMIDGDRCGRVTGRFNLDTAVMKIKYLDQYVAMGEGTYRVRMMFHIPGTSVETLNVRGCCEMDFDVIQ, from the exons ATGTACTACTCGTTGGTAATTTACTTCGTGGTAGTGGCATTTGCCCACCGAGGGGATTCGATG AGAATCAACATGACGATGTTTTCCAACTGCCAAGATGTAAATCTGCCCTACGAGTCCGTCCCGATCTCCGTGGAAACTGTTAGATATGATCGCGATGCGGACGGAGTCTGCAACACACTGCACGCAGAGTACGAAGTTCGTGAATCTTCGGACCACGTGGACTGGGAACTGATCATTACGACCTATAAATGCCCGTTACAAAACTCGGTAACGTGTCTCGAGAATCCCAGGGAACATATCGAACCCATGCACTGCGATCGATTTCACAGCGATGATAGTGGCCCGTGGTTTATGCTGGCAAGCGCCATGATAGATGGCGACCGTTGTGGGCGAGTTACG GGACGGTTCAACCTGGATACGGCGGTTATGAAGATTAAATATCTGGACCAATACGTGGCGATGGGTGAGGGTACTTATCGGGTCCGTATGATGTTCCACATTCCCGGAACAAGTGTGGAAACCTTGAACGTACGTGGATGCTGCGAAATGGACTTCGATGTGATCCAATAA
- the LOC128271649 gene encoding FAS-associated factor 2 encodes MDNDGLSNEQTEKVLQFQDITGLDDMNVCRDILIRHQWDLEVAFQEHLNIREGRPSAYATESRAPAVVNDRFLQHVFSSVRANNSPPPNGIGGLIGYMFNYIVNFWYSALSSLVSTFVGLFRDQESIPADPLGDVLRFIQTYNEKYPEHPVFYQGTYSQALNDAKNELRFLLVYLHSEATAEATAFCRGALADPEVTEFVNRRMLFWACDMASHEGKRVAATLSVRTHPTLLIIGMRASKMIIMGRLEGDCSAEELIRRMDTVVADNEVWLSQARQDRLERDLTQTLRQQQDEAYERSLQADQEKQRRKQLEQDEARRIQEAIEAERRAEQQRKEDIERLKLELADQVPSEPEAGAQDSISIVFKLPSGLRLERRFHNTDTMTDIYNFIFCHPNAPDCFEITTIYPKRALECVPQAPGEGPGPTLLQSGLKNREVLFVADLDA; translated from the exons ATGGATAACGATGGCTTGTCGAACGAGCAAACGGAAAAAGTCCTACAGTTCCAGGACATAACCGGTCTGGACGATATGAACGTTTGCCGTGACATTCTGATACGGCACCAGTGGGACTTGGAGGTAGCATTCCAGGAGCATTTGAACATCCGCGAAGGTCGGCCCTCCGCTTACGCGACGGAATCTCGAGCACCCGCCGTCGTCAATGATCGGTTCCTGCAGCACGTTTTCTCCAGCGTCCGGGCCAACAATTCGCCGCCTCCGAACGGGATCGGGGGGCTGATAGGGTATATGTTTAACTATATCGTCAACTTCTGGTACAGTGCCCTTTCGTCGCTGGTGTCGACATTTGTGGGCCTCTTCCGCGACCAGGAAAGCATTCCGGCCGATCCGCTCGGCGATGTGCTGCGGTTCATTCAGACGTACAATGAAAAGTACCCGGAGCATCCGGTGTTCTACCAGGGCACCTACTCGCAGGCCCTGAACGATGCCAAGAACGAGCTGCGCTTTCTGCTAGTCTATCTGCATTCCGAAGCCACCGCCGAGGCAACGGCCTTCTGCCGGGGTGCCCTGGCCGACCCGGAGGTGACCGAGTTCGTCAACCGGCGAATGCTGTTCTGGGCCTGTGATATGGCCTCGCACGAGGGCAAGCGGGTGGCCGCCACGCTCAGCGTTCGCACGCACCCCACACTGCTCATCATCGGTATGCGCGCCAGCAAGATGATCATCATGGGCAGGCTAGAGGGCGATTGCTCGGCCGAAGAGCTCATCCGGCGCATGGACACGGTTGTGGCGGACAACGAGGTGTGGCTGAGCCAGGCGCGCCAGGATCGGCTGGAACGTGACTTAACGCAAACGttgcgccagcagcaggacgaagCGTACGAGCGGTCGCTGCAGGCCGATCAGGAGAAACAGCGACGAAAACAGCTCGAACAGGACGAGGCCAGGCGCATTCAGGAGGCGATCGAAGCGGAGCGACGGGCGGAACAGCAGCGGAAGGAAGACATCGAACGGCTGAAGCTGGAACTGGCCGACCAAGTGccttcggaaccggaagccggcgcGCAGGACTCGATCAGCATAGTTTTCAAGCTTCCGAGCGGTTTGCGGCTGGAGAGACGATTTCACAATACCGACACAATGACG GATATTTACAACTTTATCTTCTGCCACCCTAACGCGCCGGATTGCTTCGAAATAACGACAATCTATCCGAAGCGCGCGCTAGAGTGTGTTCCGCAGGCACCCGGCGAAGGTCCCGGTCCAACGTTACTGCAGTCGGGGCTGAAAAACCGGGAAGTGCTATTCGTGGCCGATCTGGACGCGTAG
- the LOC128271650 gene encoding protein C10 yields MAYLSNFNAETGKTILVDILKTVTLPENSKKLGEAKANSGKEMIKMMQLVFPLVMQIQISVIKDYGFPGSREGLVQFEQIIREFEREDVEIARLRAQIRSIYLPPININSTNDILI; encoded by the coding sequence ATGGCCTATCTTTCGAACTTTAACGCCGAGACGGGCAAAACGATCCTCGTGGACATTCTGAAAACGGTGACCCTGCCGGAAAACTCAAAGAAACTCGGCGAAGCGAAAGCCAACTCGGGTAAGGAGATGATCAAAATGATGCAGCTCGTTTTTCCGCTGGTGATGCAAATCCAGATCAGCGTGATCAAGGACTACGGATTTCCGGGCAGCCGCGAAGGGCTCGTGCAGTTTGAGCAAATCATACGAGAGTTCGAGCGCGAGGATGTGGAAATTGCACGTTTGCGGGCTCAGATCCGCTCGATCTATCTACCTCCGATCAACATCAACAGTACGAACGATATACTGATCTAG
- the LOC128275623 gene encoding MTRF1L release factor glutamine methyltransferase, which translates to MISSTSRAAARLRATLCASRLQPVYTTEPSKAFYSNGSGGPVAAQTGKVPTTVRAAQEKWTQRFQSENIPEPETSITNIIAHVLQLSGPAEVDHHHGSPLDEGQISKIEELCQCRLARMPLQYIIREWDFRDLTLKMVPPVFIPRPETEELVELILQQMDTQRETFFLEIGCGTGAITLSLLKHAPKSSAIAIDQNRLACELTQENAASLGLLERLRIFKHKLINDLPVELTDEKFGMIVSNPPYIPSVLIPTLEPEVKVYEDLRALDGGSDGLTVIKAILRLAAKHLVKDGILWLEVDCSHPPVIEEFLAKHGQQMELRFVASYKDLFQKDRFVEIVKC; encoded by the exons ATGATATCGTCCACATCGCGTGCTGCCGCACGTTTACGTGCGACGCTTTGTGCTTCGAGACTCCAGCCCGTCTACACGACGGAACCTTCGAAGGCGTTCTACAGCAACGGCAGTGGTGGCCCCGTAGCGGCACAAACCGGGAAGGTCCCGACAACGGTTCGTGCGGCGCAGGAGAAATGGACACAGCGTTTCCAATCGGAAAACAttcccgaaccggaaacgtCGATCACGAACATTATAGCGCACGTGCTGCAGCTCTCGGGGCCGGCCGAAGTGGATCATCACCACGGTTCTCCGCTCGACGAAGGACAAATTTCGAAGATTGAGGAACTTTGCCAGTGTCGACTGGCTCGTATGCCCCTTCAGTACATTATCCGCGAGTGGGATTTCCGTGATTTGACGCTGAAAATGGTCCCACCTGTGTTTATACCGCGCCCGGAAACGGAGGAACTTGTCGAACTGATCCTGCAGCAGATGGACACGCAGAGGGAAACGTTTTTTCTCGAGATCGGCTGCGGAACCGGCGCCATAACCCTTTCACTTTTGAAGCACGCCCCAAAG TCttcggcgatcgcgatcgaccaGAACCGGTTGGCTTGTGAGCTGACGCAGGAAAATGCGGCCTCGCTTGGGCTTCTGGAACGGTTGCGTATATTCAAGCACAAGTTGATTAACGATCTTCCGGTGGAGCTGACAGATGAAAAGTTTGGCATGATTGTCAGCAACCCACCGTACATTCCGTCGGTGCTGATTCCGACACTCGAGCCTGAGGTGAAAGTTTACGAAGATTTACGCGCCCTCGATGGTGGCAGCGATGGACTCACTGTGATAAAGGCGATCCTAAGGTTAGCGGCAAAGCATCTGGTCAAAGACGGCATACTGTGGCTAGAAGTGGACTGTTCCCATCCGCCGGTAATCGAAGAGTTTCTCGCCAAACATGGCCAGCAGATGGAGCTGCGCTTCGTTGCGTCGTACAAGGATCTTTTCCAAAAAGATCGATTCGTTGAGATAGTCAAATGTTAG